In a genomic window of Microcebus murinus isolate Inina unplaced genomic scaffold, M.murinus_Inina_mat1.0 scaf003_hap2_Mmur4.0, whole genome shotgun sequence:
- the HCFC1 gene encoding host cell factor 1 isoform X4: MASAVSPANSPAVLLQPRWKRVVGWSGPVPRPRHGHRAVAIKELIVVFGGGNEGIVDELHVYNTATNQWFIPAVRGDIPPGCAAYGFVCDGTRLLVFGGMVEYGKYSNDLYELQASRWEWKRLKAKTPKNGPPPCPRLGHSFSLVGNKCYLFGGLANDSEDPKNNIPRYLNDLYILELRPGSGVVAWDIPITYGVLPPPRESHTAVVYTEKDNKKSKLVIYGGMSGCRLGDLWTLDIETLTWNKPSLSGVAPLPRSLHSATTIGNKMYVFGGWVPLVMDDVKVATHEKEWKCTNTLACLNLDTMAWETILMDTLEDNIPRARAGHCAVAINTRLYIWSGRDGYRKAWNNQVCCKDLWYLETEKPPPPARVQLVRANTNSLEVSWGAVATADSYLLQLQKYDIPATAATATSPTPNPVPSVPANPPKSPAPAAAAPAVQPLTQVGITLLPQAAAAPPTTTTIQVLPTVPGSSISVPTAARTQGVPAVLKVTGPQATTGTPLVTMRPASQAGKAPVTVTSLPAGVRMVVPTQSTQGTVIGSSPQMSGMAALAAAAAATQKIPPSSAPTVLSVPAGTTIVKTVAVTPGTTTLPATVKVASSPVMVSNPATRMLKTAAAQVGTSVSSATNTSTRPIITVHKSGTVTVAQQAQVVTTVVGGVTKTITLVKSPISVPGGSALISNLGKVMSVVQTKPVQTSAVTGQASTGPVTQIIQTKGPLPAGTILKLVTSADGKPTTIITTTQASGAGAKPTILGISSVSPSTTKPGTTTIIKTIPMSAIITQAGAAGVTSSPGIKSPITIITTKVMTSGTGAPAKIITAVPKIATGHGQQGVTQVVLKGAPGQPGTILRTVPMGGVRLVTPVTVSAVKPAVTTLVVKGTTGVTTLGTVTGTVSTSLAGAGGHGTSASLATPITTLGTIATLSSQVINPTAITVSAAQTTLTAAGGLTTPTITMQPVSQPTQVTLITAPSGVEAQPVHDLPVSILASPTTEQPTATVTIADSGQGDVQPGTVTLVCSNPPCETHETGTTNTATTTVVANLGGHPPPTQVQFVCDRQEGTASLVTSTMGQQNGSVVRVCSNPPCETHETGTTNTATTATSNMAGQHSCSNPPCETHETGTTSTATTAMSNVGTSQQRDTHRVCLASNPTVVRINVATGAVEGAQGPKSQCQTCQTSATSTTMTVMATGAPCSASPLLGGHSPAFVQLASLSSKVGPSGSGSKDMPVGHQLEMHHTHTANTPTTPCPSLGAGEPNTARGAPMLAYESPQSSPPSTTVTVTALEALLCPSATMTHVCSNPPCETHETGTTNTATTSNAGSAQRVCSNPPCETHETGTTHTATTATSSGGIGQPEGGQQAPAGHPCETHQTTSTGTTMSVSVGALLPDTTPSHRTLESGLDAAAPPSITPQASTTVLAPFPTQRVCSNPPCETHETGTTHTATTVTSNMSSNQDPPPATSDQGEVESTQGDSVNITSSSAITTTVSSTLTRAVTTVTQSTPVPGPSVPPPEELQVTPGPRPQLPPRQLLQSASTPLMGESTEVLSASQTPELPDAVDLSSTGDPSSGQEPASSAVVATVVVQPPPPTQSEVDQLSLPQELMAETQAGTTTLMVTGLTPEELAVTAAAEAAAQAAATEEAQALAIQAVLQAAQQAVMGTGEPMDTSEAAAAVTQAELGHLSAEGQEGQATTIPIVLTQQELAALVQQQQQLQEAQAQQQHHHLPTEALAPADSLNDPTIESNCLNELAGAVPSTVALLPSTATESLAPSNTFVAPQPVVVASPAKLQAAATLTEVANGIESLGVKPDLPPPPSKAPVKKENQWFDVGVVKGTNVMVTHYFLPPDDAVPSDDDSGTVPDYTQLKKQELQPGTAYKFRVAGINACGRGPFSEISAFKTCLPGFPGAPCAIKISKSPDGAHLTWEPPSVTSGKIIEYSVYLAIQSSPAGGEPKSSTPAQLAFMRVYCGPSPSCLVQSSSLSNAHIDYTTKPAIIFRIAARNEKGYGPATQVRWLQETSKDGSGTKPASKRPLSSPEMKSAPKKSKADGQ, encoded by the exons ATGGCTTCGGCCGTGTCGCCCGCCAACTCGCCAGCGGTGCTCTTGCAACCCCGCTGGAAGCGAGTGGTGGGTTGGTCGGGTCCGGTACCCCGGCCCCGCCACGGCCACCGCGCTGTGGCCATCAAGGAGCTCATCGTGGTGTTTGGTGGTGGCAACGAGGGAATAGTGGACGAACTGCACGTGTACAACACGG CAACCAACCAGTGGTTCATCCCAGCTGTGAGAGGGGATATCCCTCCTGGGTGTGCAGCATATGGCTTCGTGTGTGATGGGACTCGCCTGCTGGTGTTTGGTGGGATGGTGGAATATGGAAAATACAGCAATGACCTCTACGAGCTCCAG GCAAGCCGCTGGGAGTGGAAGAGACTTAAAGCAAAGACACCAAAAAATGGGCCCCCTCCATGTCCTCGGCTCGGGCACAGCTTTTCCCTCGTGGGCAACAAATGCTACCTGTTTGGGGGTCTGGCCAATGATAGCGAGGACCCCAAGAACAACATTCCGAG GTACCTGAATGACTTATACATCCTGGAATTGCGGCCAGGCTCTGGAGTGGTAGCCTGGGACATCCCTATTACTTATGGggtcctgcccccaccccgggaGAGTCACACTGCTGTGGTCTACACTGAAAAAGATAACAAGAAATCCAAGCTGGTGATCTACGGAGGGATGAGTGGCTGCAGGCTGGGGGACCTCTGGACCCTGGACATTG AGACTCTGACGTGGAACAAGCCCAGTCTCAGTGGGGTGGCTCCTCTTCCTCGCAGTCTCCATTCGGCAACCACCATAGGAAATAA aATGTACGTGTTTGGTGGCTGGGTGCCTCTCGTCATGGATGATGTCAAAGTGGCCACACATGAGAAGGAGTGGAAGTGTACCAACACGCTGGCTTGTCTCAACCTGG ATACCATGGCGTGGGAGACCATCCTCATGGACACGCTGGAGGACAACATTCCCCGGGCTCGAGCTGGTCACTGCGCAGTCGCCATCAACACCCGCCTATACATTTGGAGTGGGCGTGACGGCTACCGCAAGGCCTGGAACAACCAGGTCTGCTGCAAGGACCTCTGGTACCTGGAGACAG AaaagccaccgcccccagcccggGTACAGCTGGTTCGAGCCAACACCAACTCCCTGGAGGTGAGCTGGGGGGCAGTGGCAACAGCCGACAGTTACCTTCTGCAGCTCCAGAAATATGACATTCCTGCCACGGCTGCTACTGCCACCTCCCCCACACCCAATCCAGTCCCGTCTGTGCCTGCCAACCCTCCCAAGAGCCCTGCCCCGGCAGCAGCCGCACCTGCTGTGCAGCCGCTGACCCAAGTAGGCATCACGCTCCTGCCCCAGGCTGCTGCCGCGCCCCCAACTACCACCACCATCCAGGTCTTGCCGACGGTGCCCGGCAGCTCCATTTCCGTGCCCACAGCAGCCAGGACTCAAG GTGTCCCTGCTGTTCTCAAAGTGACCGGTCCTCAGGCTACAACAGGAACCCCATTGGTCACCATGAGACCTGCCAGCCAGGCTGGGAAAGCCCCTGTCACTGTGACCTCCCTGCCCGCTGGTGTGCGAATGGTTGTGCCAACACAGAGTACCCAGGGGACG GTGATTGGCAGCAGCCCGCAGATGAGCGGGATGGCTGCGCTGGCAGCTGCGGCTGCTGCCACCCAGAAGATCCCTCCTTCCTCGGCGCCCACAGTGCTGAGTGTCCCAGCGGGTACCACCATTGTCAAGACTGTGGCTGTGACACCTGGCACTACTACCCTCCCGGCCACTGTGAAGGTGGCCTCCTCGCCAGTCATG GTGAGCAACCCAGCCACCCGAATGCTGAAGACTGCAGCTGCCCAGGTGGGAACATCTGTTTCTTCTGCCACCAACACATCTACCCGCCCTATCATCACGGTGCACAAGTCGGGGACTGTGACAGTAGCCCAGCAAGCCCAGGTGGTGACCACAGTGGTGGGCGGGGTCACCAAGACCATCACCTTAGTGAAGAGCCCCATCTCCGTCCCAGGAGGCAGTGCTCTG atttccaATCTGGGCAAAGTGATGTCAGTGGTCCAGACCAAACCAGTTCAGACTTCAGCAGTCACAGGCCAGGCGTCCACAGGCCCTGTGACTCAGATCATCCAG ACCAAAGGACCTCTGCCAGCGGGGACAATCCTAAAGCTGGTGACCTCAGCGGATGGCAAGcctaccaccatcatcactaccacGCAAGCCAGCGGGGCAGGGGCCAAGCCCACCATCCTGGGCATCAGCAGTGTGTCCCCtagcaccaccaagcctggcacAACCACCATCATCAAGACCATTCCTATGTCGGCCATCATCACCCAGGCGGGCGCGGCGG GTGTGACTAGTAGTCCTGGCATCAAGTCccccatcactatcatcaccaccaagGTTATGACTTCAGGAACGGGAGCACCTGCCAAAATCATCACTGCTGTCCCTAAAATTGCCACTGGCCACGGGCAGCAAGGAGTTACCCAG GTGGTGCTGAAGGGGGCCCCTGGACAGCCAGGCACCATCCTCCGCACTGTGCCCATGGGGGGCGTCCGCCTGGTCACCCCTGTCACTGTCTCTGCCGTCAAGCCAGCCGTCACCACACTGGTTGTGAAGGGCACCACAG GTGTCACAACCCTAGGCACAGTCACAGGCACTGTCTCCACCAGCCTTGCTGGAGCTGGGGGCCACGGTACCAGCGCCTCCctggccacacccatcactacTTTGGGCACCATTGCCACCCTCTCAAGCCAGGTGATCAACCCCACTGCCATCACCGTGTCAGCCGCACAGACCACACTGACAGCGGCCGGCGGGCTCACCACTCCCACCATTACCATGCAG CCTGTCTCCCAGCCTACCCAGGTGACTCTGATCACAGCACCCAGCGGGGTTGAAGCCCAGCCCGTGCACGACCTCCCTGTGTCTATCCTGGCCTCTCCTACTACAGAACAGCCCACAGCCACAGTCACCATTGCCGACTCGGGCCAGGGTGATGTGCAGCCTGGCACCGTTACACTGGTGTGCTCCAACCCACCCTGTGAGACCCACGAGACGGGCACCACCAACACAGCCACCACCACTGTTGTGGCTAACCTTGGGGGCCACCCGCCGCCCACGCAAGTGCAGTTCGTCTGTGACAGGCAGGAGGGAACTGCCTCTCTTGTGACCTCAACCATGGGGCAGCAGAATGGTAGCGTGGTCCGAGTCTGCTCAAACCCGCCCTGTGAGACCCACGAGACAGGCACCACCAACACCGCCACCACCGCCACCTCCAACATGGCTGGGCAGCACAGCTGCTCAAACCCACCTTGCGAGACCCATGAGACGGGCaccaccagcactgccaccacGGCCATGTCAAATGTCGGCACCAGCCAGCAGCGAGATACCCACCGGGTCTGTTTGGCCAGCAACCCCACTGTGGTCCGGATCAATGTGGCCACCGGGGCAGTGGAGGGAGCCCAGGGTCCTAAGTCCCAGTGCCAAACCTGTCAGACCAGTGCAACTAGCACCACGATGACTGTGATGGCCACCGGGGCCCCATGCTCTGCCAGCCCACTCCTTGGGGGCCACAGCCCAGCTTTCGTGCAGTTGGCCTCTCTGAGTAGCAAGGTTGGGCCTAGTGGCTCTGGCAGCAAGGACATGCCTGTGGGGCACCAGCTGGAAATGCATCACACCCACACAGCCAACACCCCCACCacaccctgccccagcctgggtgCTGGGGAGCCCAACACAGCTCGGGGGGCCCCTATGCTTGCGTATGAGAGCCCCCAGAGCAGCCCACCCAGCACCACCGTGACTGTGACAGCCCTGGAGGCGCTGCTGTGCCCCTCAGCCACCATGACCCATGTCTGCTCCAATCCACCGTGCGAGACCCATGAGACGGGCACCACCAACACTGCCACTACCTCCAATGCTGGCAGTGCCCAGCGGGTGTGCTCCAACCCACCCTGTGAGACCCATGAGACAGGCACCACCCACACGGCCACCACTGCCACCTCCAGTGGGGGCATAGGCCAGCCTGAAGGTGGGCAGCAGGCCCCTGCTGGCCACCCTTGTGAGACACACCAGACCACTTCCACTGGCACTACCATGTCTGTCAGCGTGGGTGCCCTGCTCCCCGACACCACCCCATCCCACAGGACCTTGGAGTCTGGCTTGGATGCAGCGGCACCGCCCAGCATCACCCCGCAGGCTAGCACCACAGTGCTGGCTCCTTTCCCAACACAGAGGGTATGCTCCAACCCCCCCTGTGAGACCCATGAGACAGGCACCACGCACACAGCCACCACCGTCACCTCCAACATGAGCTCAAACCAAG ATCCCCCACCAGCCACCAGTGATCAGGGAGAGGTGGAGAGCACCCAGGGTGACAGTGTGAACATCACCAGCTCCAGTGCAATCACAACAACCGTGTCCTCAACACTGACGCGGGCTGTAACCACTGTGACACAGTCCACACCAGTTCCTGGCCCATCTGTGCCG CCCCCAGAGGAACTCCAGGTCACACCAGGGCCTCGCCCACAGCTGCCGCCACGGCAACTCCTGCAGTCTGCCTCCACACCCCTGATGGGGGAGTCCACTGAGGTCCTGTCAGCCTCCCAGACCCCTGAGCTCCCGGACGCCGTGGATCTGAGCAGCACAGGGGACCCATCTTCAGGCCAGGAGCCTGCCAGCTCAGCGGTAGTGGCCACTGTGGTGGTCCAGCCACCTCCACCCACACAGTCTGAAGTAGACCAGTTATCACTTCCCCAAGAGCTGATGGCTGAGAcccaggcaggcaccaccacccTTATGGTAACAGGGCTCACCCCTGAGGAGCTGGCAGTGACTGCTGCTGCCGAAGCAGCTGCCCAGGCCGCAGCCACAGAGGAAGCTCAGGCCCTGGCCATCCAGGCAGTGCTCCAGGCCGCACAACAGGCTGTCATGG GCACTGGGGAGCCCATGGACACTTCCGAGGCAGCAGCGGCTGTGACACAGGCGGAGCTGGGGCACCTGTCAGCCGAGGGTCAGGAGGGCCAAGCTACCACCATCCCCATTGTGCTGACACAGCAAGAGCTGGCCGCCCtggtgcagcagcagcagcagctgcaggaggcACAGGCCCAGCAGCAGCACCACCACCTCCCTACTGAGGCCTTGGCCCCTGCTGACAGCCTCAATGACCCGACCATCGAGAGCAACTGCCTCAACGAGCTGGCTGGTGCTGTCCCCAGCACTGTGGCCCTGCTACCCTCAACAGCCACAGAGA gcctggctccatccaACACGTTTGTGGCCCCCCAGCCGGTTGTGGTAGCCAGCCCAGCGAAGCTGCAAGCTGCGGCGACCCTGACCGAAGTGGCCAATGGCATTGAGTCCCTAGGCGTG AAGCCGGACCTGCCACCTCCACCCAGCAAAGCACCCGTGAAGAAGGAGAACCAATGGTTTGATGTGGGGGTCGTTAAGGGCACCAATGTAATGGTGACACACTATTTCCTGCCACCAGATGATGCTGTCCCGTCAGAT GATGACTCAGGCACTGTCCCCGACTATACCCAGCTGAAGAAGCAGGAACTGCAGCCAGGCACAGCCTACAAGTTCCGTGTTGCTGGGATCAACGCCTGTGGCCGGGGGCCCTTCAGTGAGATCTCAGCCTTTAAGACATGTCTGCCTGGTTTCCCAGGGGCTCCTTGTGCCATTAAAATCAGCAAA